The genomic DNA GACAAGATCGAAGGCAGCATCTGCGACGGCTGCAACTGAGATCGAACCGGAGCCGACCGCTGCGGCGGAGCCCGGTGCCCGGCCTCCGACCCGGCACACCGTGAACGCGCGCGCGCCGCGCCGCGCGCCCGTCCACCCGCGGGGCGGGCGCGGGGCGTCACGGAAGCGTCAGAAAACAGCGCCACATCCGCGGCACAGCTTGCATCGGCCACCGTGGTGCCGGATGCGGGCTGCGGCCCCGCGCTGTCCCGTGACCGACCCGCATCCGAGACCCGTACGTGATCTTCATCCACCAGCCCGCCGTCGGCGCCGGAGCCACGCTGCTTGAGCGCCGCGTCATCGATCTCCAGGACACGATCCCCGAGGACACGGTCTGGCTCGACCTGATCCGCCCGAGCCGCGAGGAGGAACTGAAGGTCGAGTCGTTCGCGGGCATCGAGGTGCCGACCCGCGAGGAGATGAAGGACATCGAGCCCTCGGAGCTGCTCTACGTCGAGGACGGCGCCCGCTACATGACCGGCCGGGTGCTCTCGAAGGTCAGCGACGCCGAGGAGCCGGGGCTGGCCGGCATCACCTTCATCCTGCGCGGCAACCGGCTGGTGACCGTGCGCCACGAGGAGCCGCAGGCCTTCCGCATGTACACGCAGCGCGCCGGGCGCTCGATGGGCAACGGCGGCGCGTCGACGCCCTCGGGCGAGTCGATCCTGGCCGGGCTGATCGAGGCGGTGATCGACCGGGCCGCCGACGTGCTGCAGCTCCAGGGCGAGCGCATCGACCGCCTGTCGGGCAAGATCTTCGAAGTGCAGGAGGACCCCTCCGCGCGCAACACAGCGCTGCAGGACACGTTGCGCGCCCTCGGCCGGCACGGCGATCTCATCTCCAAGCAGCGGGAAAGTCTCGTCTCCATGGAGCGGATCCTGCTCTCGCTGTCGGCGACCTACCGGACCAACAAGGCCCCGCGCGACCTGCGCGAGGATGTGCGCTCGACCCTGCGGGATCTCCAGTCCCTGGAGGAGCACGCGACCTTCCTGTCGACGAAGATCCAGTTCCTGCTCGACGCGACCCTCGGGCTCGTCAACCTCGAGCAGAACAACATCATCAAGCTGTTCTCGGTCATGGCCGTCGTCTTCATGCCGCCGACCCTGATCGCGTCGATCTACGGCATGAATTTTAAGTCCATACCGGAACTAGATTTCGCATTCGGATACCCGATGGCGCTGATCATGATGGTCGTGGCCGCCGTATTCCCCTACTTCTTCTTCCGCTGGAAGAAGTGGCTCTGACAACAAATGCTGGTCTAGAGCCGATAGAATTTTAAGACCTCTGCGGGAGCATGGTGGGGCCTGAAGGCGCGGCGCGGCCGCGAGGACGGAATCTCCCATGCGCTTCTCCCTCAAGACGGTCCTCGCCGGTGCCATCGGCCTGCTCGCCCTCGCCGCCGTCGGCCAGGGGATCGCCAGCGTCGTGAGCCTGTCGGAGATCGAGCGGAACGCCGCGGCCATCTCGGAGCAGGCCCTGCCGGCGCAGAACCAGGCGGAGGCCATCGGAACGGCCGTGCGGGACGCGCGCCTGCGGCTCTACCGACTCGCGGTGGCCTCGCCCGACGCGGCGGCCCTCGACAGGAACCAGGCGGCGCTGACCGACGCCCTCGGCGACTTGTCCGGGCTCCGGCAGGCCTATCAGGAGCGCCTGACGAGCCCGGAGGCCCGCGCGATCTACGAGCGCTTCACCAACGCGTGGAACGCCTACCAGAACGTCCAGCTGCAGGTGGTCGAGCTGATGATCGCGGGCGATCAGCCGGGCGCCCTCGCGCTCGTGCTGGACCCCGCGACGGGCGCGCAGAACGACGCCGCGGTGGCCAGCCTGACCGAGTCGATCGCGGCGGCCCGGGGCCAGACCGTGGCCAACGTCACCCAGACAGTGCAGGCGGCGACGCGGGCCAAGCTGATCGCCATGATCGCCACCGTGGTCGGCCTCGCGGTCGCGGCGGCCGCGATGCTGTTCGCCCTGTTCGGGATCGCGCGGCCGATCCAGCGCATGACCGGGGCGATGGGCCGCCTCGCCGAGGGCGACGAGACCGTGCCGGTCCCGCATACGGGACGCCGCGACGAGATCGGCGCGATGGCCGCGGCCGTGCAGGTCTTCAAGGACAACCTGATCCACACCCGCGCCCTGGAGCGCGAGACCGCCCTGGCGCGCGAGGGCGCCGAGGTGCAGCGCCGGCGCGCGGTCCACGCCATGGCCGAGTCCTTCGAGGCCGCGGTCGGCGGCGTGCTGGCCCGGGTGGCGGACGCCGCCCTCGGCCTGCGGGCCGATGCCGAGGCGATGAGCGGCACGGCGACGCACACGGCCGAGCGCTCGGCCACGGTGGCGGGGGCCGCGCAGGAGGCCGCCCAGCACGTCGGCACGGTCGCGGCGGCCGCGGAGGAACTCGGCGCCTCGGTGCAGGAGATCGGCCGCCAGGTCGACGGGTCGGCCGAACTCGCCCGGAGCGCGGTGGTCCAGGCCGGCGACACGGCCGGCCTCGTGCAGGAGCTGAGCAATGCCGCGGGCCGGATCGGCGACGTCGTGCGCCTCATCACCGACATCGCCGGCCAGACGAACCTGCTGGCGCTCAACGCCACGATCGAGGCGGCCCGCGCCGGCGACGCGGGGCGCGGCTTCGCGGTGGTCGCCAGCGAGGTGAAGCAGCTCGCCGCCCAGACCGCTCGGGCCACCGAGGAGATCGCCGGTCAGGTCGGCCGGATCCAGGGGGCGACCGGGCAGACCGTGGACGCGATCGACGGGATCGCGGCGCGCATCCGCGAGATCGACGGAGTGGCGACCTCGATCGCGGCCGCCGTCGAGCAGCAGGGCGCGGCCACCCGGGAGATCGCCCGGAACGTCGCCGAGGCGGCGTCCGGGACCGGCGCCGTCACCGGCACGATCGACGCGGTGGCGCGGGCGGCCGACGACACGGGCACGGCCGCCACGCGGATGCTGGCCTCGGCGTCGAGCCTCTCGGAGGAAGCCGCCGAGCTGCGCCGGGAGATCGACGCCTTCCTGCACACGGTGCGCGCCGCCTGACGCTCAGCCGGGGCTCGACAGCTTCATCAGGACGAGCCCGGAGCCGATCAGGCCGGCGGCGAGGATGCGGCCGGCGCTCGCCTGCTCCCCGAGGACGGCAATGCCGACCAGGAAGGCGCCGACCGCGCCGATGCCGGTCCAGACCGTGTAGGCGGTTCCCAGCGGCAGCGTGCGCATGGCCAGCGCCAGGAAGCCGACGCTGCCGGCCATCGATACGGCCATGATGGCGGTCGGCCAGACGCGCGTGAAGCCGTCCGACTGCTTCATCGCGAAGGCCCAGACGACCTCCAGCAGGCCCGCGATGACGAGATAGATCCAGGCCATGGCGGCCCTCCGGAAAGGGCCGGGCCGTCCCGGACTTGTGCCCCGCGCGACGGGGGGAGGACGTGGCCTCGCGGCGGGTCAGCTAGCGATGATCGGCCAAGCCCGCAAGCGCGGCGGCATCACACCCCACGAACCGTCCCCATCCTGAGGTGCCGCGTCAGCGGCCTCGACGGAGGGCTCCAGGGATCGGGGCGGCCGCTGGAGCCCTCCTTCGAGGCCTCCGCTGCGCTCCGGCCCCACAGGATGAGGGCGCCGGCGGGATGCCCTGAGCGGGCGACCCGTCAGGCCACGGCCGCGAGGTGCTTGACCTCGGCCTTGGCCACCACCTTGCCGACCGGCGGCGCCTTGCAGGTCTCGGCCTCGGGCGCCAGGACGGGCGGCTGCACCCAGCGGCCGGCGTCGAGGTCGGCGATCCGGCCGTTGATCTCGCGGATGACGTAGCGCGAGAACGGGTAGACGTGCAGGTAGATCACCATGTTGGTGACCACGGCCTCCAGGGCGGCCGGGTTGCGGCGGGCGGTCTCCAGGAACACGCTCCAGAAGTGCTTGGCGAGTTCCGGACGCCGCACGGTCATCCGCCAGCACACGCGCAGCAGCGAGTAGAGATCGTGGGCGACGTGGCGCCAGTTGAGCTTCTGCGCGGCGAATCTCGGCCGCTTCACCCGCCGCGCCACCACCCGCACCCGGTCGAAGAAGTTCGGCGGGTCGTAAATTTCCTGGAGGACGTCGCGGTAGTCGGCGAGCACGTCGCGCTGCGGGCGCAGGGTCACGAAGTTGATGCCCTGCGTGCACTGGTCGCCCTGGTCGGCCGTGGTCGCCGCGTAGTTCTCGTAGAGGCGGCCCTCCTTGCGCAGGCGGCGCGAGAGCTGCGTGTTCGGCAGCGCGAACAGCAGGCCGACCATGGCGATCGGGATGCCAGTCTGGCCGATGCACAGCGACATCGCCTTGCTGATGCTGTCCTTCTCGGTGTCGAAGCCGACGATGAAGCCGGCCGTGACGAACATGCCGTGCTCGTAGAGCTTGTGCACGCTGTCGGCGATCGAGCGCTTGGTGTTCTGCTTCTTCTGCGTCTGGATCAGCGTCGCCTCGTCGGGCGTCTCGATCCCGGTGAACAGGGCGAAGAAGTTCGCGTCCCGCATCATCCCGAGCAGTTCGTCGTCGTCCGCGAGGTTCAGCGAGGCCTCGGTGGAGAACTTGAACGGGTAGCCGTGCGCCTCCTGCCACTGGATCAGGTGCGGCAGGAACAGCTTGATCGCCTTCTTGTTGCCGATCAGGTTGTCGTCGACGAAGTCGACATGGCCGCGGTAGCCGAGGCCGTAGAGCCGGTCGAGCTCGGCCAGCATCTGCGGCGTCGTCTTGGTCCGCGGGGCGCGGCCGTAGAGCTCGATGATGTCGCAGAACTCGCAGGTGAACGGGCAGCCGCGCGAGAACTGGACGCCGATATAGAGGTAGTGGCTGAAGGTCAGCAGGTCGAAGCGCGGGATCGGGCTCTTGGTGACGTCGGCCTTGAACTTCTCGGCCGTGAGCCGGCCGCGGCGCTCGCCCGCCTCCCAGGCGGCCACGAACTTGTCGAGGATGCCCTCGGCCTCGCCCAGCACCAGGAAGTCGGCCTTGTCGTAGACCTCCGGCGTCGAGGTCGGCGCCGGGCCGCCTACGCAGACCGGGGTGCCGAGGGCGACGCACCGGTCGATGACCACGAGGCAGTCCGGCTCCTGGGGCAGCATGCCGCCAGTCATCACGAGGTCGGCCGCCTGGATCTGCGCGTCCGTCAGCTCTTCGCAGTTGCGGTTGACCAGCGTCACCTGCCAGGCCGGCGGCAGCATCGCGGCCAGCGTGATCAGGCCGAGCGGCGGCGCGGGCGCGCGGGCGCCCTGCAGCTCCATGGCCTCTTTGAAGTTCCACATGGAGTTCTCGTAGAACTTCGGGAACACCATCAGCACGCGCGGGGCCGTGTTCGCTTCCGACATGCCAGTTTCCCTCGTTCACACGCGCGGTCCCGGCCCGACCGGAGATCGGAACGGGCACAGGATCGACCCCTGACCTGCGGGCGAATTAAGGCCGTTTTTCGCTCCCGCAGCAATCGGAGCCGCCGATCCCGACAGGACGCGCGTCCGGACC from Methylobacterium radiotolerans JCM 2831 includes the following:
- a CDS encoding magnesium transporter CorA family protein, which produces MIFIHQPAVGAGATLLERRVIDLQDTIPEDTVWLDLIRPSREEELKVESFAGIEVPTREEMKDIEPSELLYVEDGARYMTGRVLSKVSDAEEPGLAGITFILRGNRLVTVRHEEPQAFRMYTQRAGRSMGNGGASTPSGESILAGLIEAVIDRAADVLQLQGERIDRLSGKIFEVQEDPSARNTALQDTLRALGRHGDLISKQRESLVSMERILLSLSATYRTNKAPRDLREDVRSTLRDLQSLEEHATFLSTKIQFLLDATLGLVNLEQNNIIKLFSVMAVVFMPPTLIASIYGMNFKSIPELDFAFGYPMALIMMVVAAVFPYFFFRWKKWL
- a CDS encoding methyl-accepting chemotaxis protein → MRFSLKTVLAGAIGLLALAAVGQGIASVVSLSEIERNAAAISEQALPAQNQAEAIGTAVRDARLRLYRLAVASPDAAALDRNQAALTDALGDLSGLRQAYQERLTSPEARAIYERFTNAWNAYQNVQLQVVELMIAGDQPGALALVLDPATGAQNDAAVASLTESIAAARGQTVANVTQTVQAATRAKLIAMIATVVGLAVAAAAMLFALFGIARPIQRMTGAMGRLAEGDETVPVPHTGRRDEIGAMAAAVQVFKDNLIHTRALERETALAREGAEVQRRRAVHAMAESFEAAVGGVLARVADAALGLRADAEAMSGTATHTAERSATVAGAAQEAAQHVGTVAAAAEELGASVQEIGRQVDGSAELARSAVVQAGDTAGLVQELSNAAGRIGDVVRLITDIAGQTNLLALNATIEAARAGDAGRGFAVVASEVKQLAAQTARATEEIAGQVGRIQGATGQTVDAIDGIAARIREIDGVATSIAAAVEQQGAATREIARNVAEAASGTGAVTGTIDAVARAADDTGTAATRMLASASSLSEEAAELRREIDAFLHTVRAA
- a CDS encoding DMT family transporter → MAWIYLVIAGLLEVVWAFAMKQSDGFTRVWPTAIMAVSMAGSVGFLALAMRTLPLGTAYTVWTGIGAVGAFLVGIAVLGEQASAGRILAAGLIGSGLVLMKLSSPG
- a CDS encoding B12-binding domain-containing radical SAM protein; translation: MSEANTAPRVLMVFPKFYENSMWNFKEAMELQGARAPAPPLGLITLAAMLPPAWQVTLVNRNCEELTDAQIQAADLVMTGGMLPQEPDCLVVIDRCVALGTPVCVGGPAPTSTPEVYDKADFLVLGEAEGILDKFVAAWEAGERRGRLTAEKFKADVTKSPIPRFDLLTFSHYLYIGVQFSRGCPFTCEFCDIIELYGRAPRTKTTPQMLAELDRLYGLGYRGHVDFVDDNLIGNKKAIKLFLPHLIQWQEAHGYPFKFSTEASLNLADDDELLGMMRDANFFALFTGIETPDEATLIQTQKKQNTKRSIADSVHKLYEHGMFVTAGFIVGFDTEKDSISKAMSLCIGQTGIPIAMVGLLFALPNTQLSRRLRKEGRLYENYAATTADQGDQCTQGINFVTLRPQRDVLADYRDVLQEIYDPPNFFDRVRVVARRVKRPRFAAQKLNWRHVAHDLYSLLRVCWRMTVRRPELAKHFWSVFLETARRNPAALEAVVTNMVIYLHVYPFSRYVIREINGRIADLDAGRWVQPPVLAPEAETCKAPPVGKVVAKAEVKHLAAVA